Proteins found in one Clostridium kluyveri DSM 555 genomic segment:
- a CDS encoding ABC transporter ATP-binding protein, whose product MKKKTGVSRLLEIAGEKRGLLTWSAILSSISALCMLIPYLSIYFILKELLQNAATPYLIDKIEVIHWGFIALLGLLGGLIMMYAGGMCSHIAAYRILYGLRIKLSDHIGNLSLGYLNQNSTGKIKKNLELNVEKIESFIAHQLPDMVNVVVTIIIMFIAMFSLNIVLALCCLIPIVTGFFAQASMMMGNKSKESLKGYYDALERINSSAVQYVRGMPAVKVFGQTVHSFRKFYQDMIDYRNFCIKFGEQFRTGYILFKVLLGSFITFILPIGVFLLTRDPQNIALAVTLLFFLIMVPGIAAPMYKANNLAATMQEICEGTSRIDAILNEKSVPEPENPLIPTFYEVEFDKVSFSYKAESNQALSNISLTAPQGKITALVGPSGSGKSTIAQLIPRFWDVQEGEIRIGGVDVCSIPTESLMNIVSFVFQDSFLFYDTLYENIRVGKLDATEEEVYAAAKAAQCHEFIERLPKGYSTLIGEGGTYLSGGEKQRISVARAILKNAPILVLDEATAFADPENEYQMQLALKELIRDKTVIVIAHRLSSICAAEQILVLQKGEIIQRGTHDKLILIEGLYQKMWQAYITAATWNVGKGENVL is encoded by the coding sequence ATGAAGAAAAAAACAGGTGTTTCCCGTCTTTTAGAAATTGCGGGAGAGAAAAGAGGCCTTCTTACCTGGTCCGCCATACTGTCCTCCATAAGTGCTTTGTGTATGCTTATTCCTTATCTTTCGATTTATTTCATTTTAAAGGAACTACTACAAAACGCTGCTACTCCTTATCTGATTGATAAGATAGAGGTAATACATTGGGGCTTTATTGCCCTTTTGGGGCTATTAGGAGGACTAATTATGATGTACGCAGGTGGAATGTGCTCGCATATTGCGGCATACCGAATCCTTTACGGCCTACGTATAAAACTGTCAGATCATATTGGCAATCTTTCTCTTGGTTACTTAAACCAAAACTCCACAGGAAAAATTAAAAAGAATCTAGAATTAAATGTAGAAAAAATCGAATCTTTCATTGCCCACCAATTACCTGACATGGTTAATGTAGTGGTTACAATCATTATCATGTTCATTGCAATGTTTTCCCTTAACATTGTACTTGCACTTTGCTGCCTTATTCCTATTGTTACTGGTTTCTTTGCACAAGCATCTATGATGATGGGTAATAAGTCTAAAGAAAGCTTGAAAGGATATTATGACGCTTTAGAAAGAATTAATTCTTCTGCAGTTCAATATGTTCGCGGTATGCCTGCTGTAAAAGTATTTGGACAAACTGTGCATTCTTTCAGAAAGTTCTATCAGGACATGATTGACTATCGAAATTTCTGTATCAAATTTGGAGAACAGTTTAGAACTGGATATATTCTCTTTAAGGTTCTACTGGGGTCATTTATAACTTTTATTCTTCCTATTGGAGTTTTCTTGCTCACTAGAGACCCACAGAACATAGCCCTTGCAGTCACCCTGCTATTTTTCTTAATTATGGTACCGGGTATAGCAGCACCCATGTATAAGGCAAATAATCTTGCAGCCACTATGCAGGAAATATGTGAAGGTACATCAAGGATTGATGCTATTTTAAATGAAAAGTCTGTCCCCGAACCCGAAAATCCTTTGATTCCCACTTTCTATGAAGTGGAGTTTGACAAAGTTTCCTTTTCTTATAAAGCCGAATCCAATCAGGCTCTCTCTAACATCAGCCTTACAGCACCCCAGGGTAAGATCACTGCACTGGTAGGTCCATCTGGTTCCGGAAAATCAACCATTGCACAACTCATACCTCGTTTTTGGGATGTGCAAGAAGGCGAAATTCGAATCGGTGGAGTAGATGTATGCAGTATTCCAACAGAGAGCTTAATGAATATAGTATCTTTCGTATTTCAGGATTCATTTCTTTTTTATGATACTCTGTATGAAAATATCCGAGTTGGAAAACTAGATGCCACAGAGGAAGAAGTGTATGCAGCGGCAAAAGCCGCCCAATGTCATGAATTTATTGAAAGGCTGCCTAAAGGATATAGCACGTTGATTGGCGAAGGTGGAACCTATCTGTCTGGAGGCGAAAAACAAAGGATTTCTGTTGCACGGGCAATTCTGAAAAACGCTCCCATCCTTGTACTGGATGAAGCTACTGCCTTTGCTGACCCTGAGAATGAATATCAGATGCAGCTTGCTTTAAAAGAACTTATACGAGATAAGACGGTAATCGTTATTGCACATCGACTTTCTTCTATTTGTGCAGCAGAACAGATTTTAGTTCTGCAAAAAGGTGAAATCATCCAGCGTGGAACCCATGATAAATTGATATTAATAGAAGGCTTATATCAAAAAATGTGGCAGGCGTATATTACAGCTGCCACATGGAATGTCGGGAAGGGAGAGAATGTTCTATGA
- a CDS encoding ABC transporter ATP-binding protein produces the protein MKIFYNITAGNPSKLIKPIVWTIISNIINILPFALVIIAIQIIYSYYAALDATLNISALWGICITLAVSILVMFLGEIPSYKTTYMRAYSVAADGRANLAEHLRKLPLGYLTSRNPGDLGNMIMEDFGLIEHSIAHIVPQMVGALIMPIIAFLGLCFLDIRMALSMFISMPFAILLLYVTSKLQKKLGTSHMMAKIDVAKRLQEYLDGMRIIKAYNLKGQKFNRLHHALKNFMRESIRLEGILGPIILTAIAFIKAGLAIIVLVGVHLLLNGEIDIVTFSTFLVIGTRIFDPLTAALINYAEFSYNQQAGARIVHLLQQPIMSGTKKPNDTHAITFENVTFSYNEIPVIQDISFHMAEGTMTAIVGPSGSGKSTILQLIARFYDPQKGRILFGGIDEKELEPEALLQKISIVFQDVYLFQDTIENNIRYGRKEATKEEVIEAAKKACCHDFIKVLPEGYDTIVGEGGNTLSGGEKQRISIARAILKKAPVVLLDEATASLDPENEVYVQKAINTLVEGRTVIVIAHRLKTIVSADNIIVLENGRIVEQGKHDALLAGQGLYTHLWWLQQKTSGWNMSVNE, from the coding sequence ATGAAAATATTTTACAATATCACTGCTGGCAATCCTTCTAAACTGATAAAGCCGATTGTTTGGACAATTATATCCAATATCATCAATATTCTTCCCTTTGCACTGGTGATTATAGCAATCCAGATTATCTATTCTTATTATGCAGCACTGGATGCCACTCTGAATATTTCTGCATTATGGGGTATTTGCATAACTTTAGCAGTCTCGATTCTAGTTATGTTTTTGGGAGAGATTCCCTCATACAAAACAACATACATGAGAGCTTATAGTGTTGCCGCTGATGGCCGTGCCAATTTGGCAGAGCATTTACGCAAGTTACCTCTCGGATATTTAACAAGTCGTAATCCAGGAGATCTTGGCAACATGATAATGGAGGATTTCGGGCTAATTGAGCACTCCATTGCCCATATTGTACCACAAATGGTTGGAGCATTGATCATGCCTATTATAGCATTTTTAGGTCTATGCTTTCTGGATATACGCATGGCACTTTCCATGTTTATATCCATGCCTTTTGCAATTTTACTGTTGTATGTGACTTCCAAGCTTCAAAAAAAGTTGGGAACAAGCCACATGATGGCCAAAATTGATGTGGCCAAACGACTTCAGGAATATTTAGACGGGATGCGTATTATTAAAGCTTATAATCTAAAAGGGCAAAAGTTCAACAGACTACACCATGCTTTAAAAAATTTTATGAGAGAAAGTATTCGTTTAGAAGGAATATTAGGACCTATTATACTGACAGCTATCGCATTTATAAAAGCGGGACTAGCTATCATTGTCCTTGTAGGAGTCCATCTGCTGTTAAATGGAGAAATAGATATTGTTACCTTTTCCACATTTTTGGTCATAGGTACTCGTATCTTTGATCCCTTGACTGCAGCTCTTATCAACTATGCTGAATTTAGTTATAACCAACAGGCTGGAGCACGGATTGTTCATTTGTTGCAACAACCTATCATGTCCGGTACAAAAAAGCCTAATGATACCCATGCAATCACTTTTGAAAATGTTACTTTCAGCTATAATGAAATACCCGTAATCCAAGATATTTCCTTCCATATGGCCGAAGGTACAATGACTGCCATTGTTGGCCCATCTGGAAGTGGAAAGAGTACAATTCTTCAGTTAATTGCTCGTTTCTATGACCCACAAAAAGGACGTATTCTTTTTGGCGGCATAGATGAGAAAGAATTAGAACCAGAAGCTCTTTTGCAAAAAATATCTATAGTATTTCAAGATGTATACCTGTTTCAGGATACCATTGAAAACAATATACGCTATGGCCGTAAAGAAGCCACTAAAGAAGAAGTGATTGAGGCAGCCAAAAAAGCCTGCTGCCATGATTTTATCAAAGTGCTTCCTGAAGGATACGACACCATAGTAGGTGAAGGTGGAAACACTCTGTCTGGAGGAGAAAAGCAGCGTATTTCTATTGCACGTGCAATTCTGAAAAAAGCTCCTGTAGTCTTGCTCGATGAAGCTACAGCTTCACTAGATCCTGAAAATGAAGTATATGTACAAAAGGCAATCAACACCCTAGTTGAGGGAAGAACCGTTATTGTCATTGCACATCGTCTGAAAACTATTGTATCCGCGGATAACATTATTGTTTTGGAAAATGGACGGATTGTAGAACAAGGCAAGCATGATGCACTACTTGCTGGACAAGGACTTTATACACATCTATGGTGGCTTCAACAAAAAACAAGCGGCTGGAATATGTCTGTAAATGAATAA
- a CDS encoding helix-turn-helix transcriptional regulator — protein sequence MSKNKRAVKELNILMKHHNEYDLLPANHLICDAFSKISQIASQKYIFSIPEEIGHGCFRQISTRQNIIISEFQMCYKYNMDVMGINDNSNVDICFCLEEGIAWKSQAGHRQFKINKGESFISSNRYGIEQTCYYKDCNFNFIGIKIPINRFRKIIMGYKNLTDEIAIEESVGRFSKYVIPPSIRIILHQLLNCPYESAILDMYIEGKLLELLSVYFSEVILQMNQKSDRTFELSRTDRESLMEAKEILHKSISNPPSCASLAQMVYLSESKLAKGFKALFGMPVHTYVIDKRLETALILFEKGETRVSNVANMVGYGNISHFAAAFKKKYGINPGEYVKNLIKQYNK from the coding sequence ATGTCAAAAAATAAAAGAGCTGTGAAAGAACTTAATATACTAATGAAACATCATAATGAATATGACTTATTACCTGCCAATCATCTTATTTGTGATGCTTTCTCAAAAATTTCTCAAATTGCCTCACAGAAATATATATTCTCAATTCCTGAGGAAATTGGCCATGGTTGTTTCAGACAAATCAGTACCCGACAAAATATCATTATTTCTGAATTTCAAATGTGCTATAAATACAATATGGATGTTATGGGAATAAACGATAATTCAAATGTTGACATATGCTTTTGTCTAGAAGAAGGAATTGCGTGGAAATCACAAGCTGGACACAGACAATTTAAAATCAATAAAGGAGAATCTTTTATATCTAGTAACCGATATGGGATTGAACAAACTTGTTATTATAAAGATTGTAATTTCAATTTTATCGGTATTAAAATTCCAATTAATCGTTTTCGAAAAATCATAATGGGGTACAAAAATTTAACAGATGAAATTGCAATTGAAGAATCGGTGGGTCGCTTTTCAAAATATGTCATCCCCCCTTCCATTCGTATTATTCTCCATCAATTGCTGAATTGTCCTTATGAAAGTGCTATATTAGATATGTACATCGAAGGAAAATTGTTAGAACTGCTGTCTGTCTATTTCAGTGAGGTAATCTTACAAATGAATCAGAAATCAGACCGCACATTTGAACTCTCTCGTACAGATAGAGAAAGTCTTATGGAAGCAAAAGAAATTTTACATAAAAGCATTTCTAATCCACCATCCTGTGCCAGTTTAGCTCAAATGGTTTATTTGAGTGAATCAAAGCTTGCTAAAGGTTTTAAAGCTCTCTTCGGAATGCCTGTACATACGTATGTAATTGATAAAAGGTTAGAAACCGCCCTAATCCTTTTTGAAAAAGGAGAAACTCGTGTAAGCAATGTTGCAAACATGGTTGGCTATGGAAATATCAGTCATTTCGCGGCAGCCTTTAAAAAAAAATATGGCATAAATCCCGGAGAATATGTAAAAAATCTTATTAAGCAATATAATAAATAA
- a CDS encoding CotS family spore coat protein has product MIDRYSEKKYLTGYDLCVELFDRFDLKVYDVIPIRKVYMVSSDKGKKIFKKLEYTLDELNFINELLTYVRSKFPRVVNFVENKEGDIYTIWNGDMYCIMDVVYGRECNFSNPIDLSIAAEGLGEFHLASEGFKTNIKNKYNNGKLIDIFNRRIQEIEFFQNIANIHEKKTEFDEIFIKNSSYYIEQIKKSESMLEESYYYKLCSEEDKIVVCHHDLAYHNILINNNEAYFVDFDYAIIDLKVHDLCNFINKVVKNFAFDIEKAKLIIDNYCNKNTLSNRELEVLYAMLNFPNDFYTISRDYYTKRKDWREEIFLDRLKRKIRYKEDREEFLEEFKNKILN; this is encoded by the coding sequence TTGATAGATAGATATAGTGAAAAAAAATATTTAACTGGATACGATCTATGTGTAGAACTTTTTGATAGATTTGATTTAAAAGTATATGATGTCATACCTATTAGAAAAGTGTATATGGTTTCTTCAGATAAGGGCAAGAAAATATTTAAGAAATTAGAGTATACTTTAGATGAGTTGAATTTTATAAATGAACTTTTAACTTATGTAAGAAGCAAATTTCCAAGAGTAGTTAACTTCGTAGAAAATAAAGAAGGAGATATATATACTATATGGAACGGAGACATGTATTGTATAATGGATGTAGTTTATGGGAGAGAATGTAATTTTAGTAATCCTATAGATTTGAGTATTGCAGCTGAGGGACTTGGAGAATTTCATCTTGCATCTGAAGGCTTCAAAACAAATATAAAAAATAAGTATAATAATGGAAAACTTATTGATATTTTTAATCGAAGAATTCAAGAAATAGAATTTTTCCAAAATATAGCTAATATACATGAAAAGAAAACGGAATTTGATGAAATATTTATAAAAAATTCTAGCTATTATATAGAACAAATAAAAAAAAGTGAAAGTATGCTTGAAGAATCTTATTATTATAAGTTATGTAGTGAGGAGGACAAAATAGTAGTATGTCATCATGATTTGGCTTACCATAACATATTAATAAATAATAATGAAGCTTATTTTGTAGATTTTGATTATGCTATTATAGATCTCAAAGTACATGATTTATGTAATTTTATAAATAAAGTCGTTAAAAATTTTGCTTTCGATATAGAAAAGGCAAAGCTGATAATAGATAATTATTGTAATAAGAACACATTGAGCAATAGGGAATTAGAAGTATTATATGCTATGTTAAATTTCCCTAACGATTTTTATACTATATCCAGAGACTATTATACTAAGCGAAAAGATTGGAGAGAAGAAATATTTTTAGACAGATTAAAAAGAAAAATCAGATATAAAGAAGATAGAGAAGAATTTTTGGAGGAATTCAAAAATAAAATTTTAAATTAA
- a CDS encoding ArsR/SmtB family transcription factor, with protein sequence MMNNNTMLKTMNNHSFVDIKKHMVDDKSIYDMAEVFKALNDPTRLKIINILIVSELCVNDIANLLEISQPAISHHLKELRQLKLIKYHKKGRSVFYSLDDEHIHPLFQQCLEHVNENTKSYC encoded by the coding sequence ATGATGAATAATAATACAATGCTGAAAACTATGAATAATCATAGTTTTGTAGATATAAAAAAACACATGGTAGACGACAAATCTATTTATGATATGGCAGAAGTTTTTAAGGCACTCAATGATCCTACAAGATTAAAAATAATTAACATACTGATTGTTTCTGAATTGTGCGTAAATGATATAGCCAACTTGCTTGAAATAAGCCAACCAGCCATCTCCCACCACTTAAAAGAACTTCGCCAATTAAAACTGATCAAGTATCATAAAAAAGGAAGATCAGTATTCTATTCCCTAGACGACGAACATATTCATCCATTATTTCAACAATGTCTGGAACATGTGAATGAAAATACCAAATCCTATTGCTAG
- a CDS encoding cell wall-binding repeat-containing protein, producing the protein MRLRKILGLIVGAVMLFSTTVFAESSYSLDQKRIFGKDRYETSSLISKNGWESASGVVICNGENFPDALCAAPLAKKYNAPILLVSKSGLSESTEEELSRLNPDKLIIIGGNGVIPDKVISEIKTAAPKASDVTRLGGTTRYDTSKMIADKVGKNSSIVLVSGKASSDALSISYIAANKGMPILLADRKEDVLEYSKDNSVEKAYIIGGESLVSKDIESIFKNTERIYGKDRYESSQKILDKFKDDINFGSIYPVSAQYNGVDQFADALSVSSLASKDCNPIILVSGTMNKDTVSIIKSKVDKDSKVIAIGGTSLVSENIVTSVVNVNSSSENDKPNKPSGGGGGGGSSNSNPFAGENGTVSSPYKVATAVQLNKVRSYLNKNFILTADIDLSSYANWEPIGAFKPLSDKPEDAETPDPKVAFSGTFNGNGHTISSVKIDRPESFATGLFGCTVGTEEKTGSIYNLTVENVNVTGFYLVGGVIGLQHGGCSVENITLTGNNKIQGLQGIGGIVGTSFEDVKSCTAVADIIVLGDDGACAGVLVGGTDCSSLIDCTVTGGSVTTEGNNCWGLGGLSGAVYSAVQVTNCHVNNVTITVPGDNDSFVGGLVGFTGTYGQDTPTSVTNCSSNTTINVSDSTTCVGGLVGGSKESSTGPIPSSFAIKDCTTTGTIAGGFESVGSITGYAYNSTVEDCTSTMTWNSGILEQIGIWEVIQPEDQAA; encoded by the coding sequence TTGAGATTAAGGAAGATCTTAGGATTAATAGTAGGTGCGGTAATGTTATTTTCAACCACTGTTTTTGCAGAGTCTTCATATTCTTTGGACCAAAAAAGGATTTTTGGAAAAGACAGATATGAAACTTCATCACTTATAAGCAAAAATGGTTGGGAAAGTGCTTCTGGTGTAGTAATATGTAATGGAGAAAATTTTCCAGATGCACTTTGCGCTGCACCTCTTGCAAAAAAGTATAATGCACCAATTTTACTTGTCAGCAAATCGGGCTTGAGTGAAAGTACAGAGGAAGAATTATCCAGGCTAAATCCTGATAAACTGATAATTATAGGTGGAAATGGAGTCATACCTGACAAGGTAATATCTGAAATAAAAACTGCAGCACCTAAGGCTAGCGATGTAACAAGGCTAGGAGGAACTACAAGATACGACACTTCAAAAATGATTGCGGATAAAGTTGGAAAAAATTCTTCAATAGTATTGGTTTCAGGAAAGGCTTCATCAGATGCACTTTCCATAAGTTATATAGCTGCCAATAAGGGCATGCCTATTTTATTAGCGGACAGAAAAGAAGATGTGTTGGAGTATTCAAAAGATAACAGTGTAGAAAAGGCCTACATAATAGGGGGAGAATCCCTGGTATCAAAGGACATAGAAAGCATATTTAAAAATACTGAAAGAATATACGGAAAGGACAGATATGAAAGCAGCCAAAAAATACTTGACAAATTTAAAGACGATATAAATTTTGGCAGTATATATCCGGTATCTGCCCAGTATAACGGAGTAGATCAATTTGCAGATGCATTATCTGTTTCATCTCTGGCCTCTAAAGATTGTAATCCTATAATATTGGTAAGTGGTACCATGAATAAGGATACAGTTAGTATAATAAAGTCCAAAGTTGATAAAGACAGCAAGGTAATAGCAATAGGCGGAACTTCACTTGTATCTGAAAATATAGTAACCAGTGTAGTTAATGTAAATTCTTCTAGTGAGAATGATAAGCCAAATAAACCTAGTGGCGGTGGTGGAGGTGGAGGATCTTCTAACAGTAATCCTTTTGCAGGAGAAAATGGTACTGTATCTTCTCCATATAAAGTTGCTACTGCTGTACAGCTTAATAAAGTACGAAGTTATTTAAACAAAAACTTCATTCTTACAGCAGACATTGATTTATCAAGCTATGCAAATTGGGAACCTATTGGTGCTTTTAAACCTCTATCCGATAAACCAGAGGATGCAGAGACACCAGATCCTAAAGTGGCATTTAGTGGTACCTTTAACGGCAATGGTCATACCATTTCCAGTGTAAAAATTGATCGTCCTGAAAGCTTTGCAACAGGCTTGTTTGGCTGCACTGTTGGAACTGAAGAAAAAACCGGGTCTATTTACAACTTAACAGTGGAAAATGTAAATGTGACCGGATTCTATCTGGTGGGCGGCGTAATTGGCCTTCAACATGGAGGCTGCTCTGTGGAAAATATAACTTTAACTGGCAATAATAAAATTCAGGGTCTACAGGGTATCGGCGGTATTGTAGGTACCAGCTTTGAAGATGTAAAAAGCTGCACTGCTGTGGCAGATATTATAGTTTTAGGTGATGATGGTGCTTGTGCAGGAGTTTTAGTGGGTGGTACAGACTGCAGCTCATTAATTGATTGCACAGTGACAGGTGGCTCAGTTACCACAGAAGGCAATAATTGTTGGGGTCTAGGAGGATTGTCTGGTGCAGTATATTCAGCAGTCCAGGTAACAAACTGTCATGTCAACAACGTGACCATTACAGTTCCAGGCGACAATGATAGTTTTGTAGGTGGACTTGTTGGATTTACAGGAACCTATGGCCAGGATACACCTACTTCAGTAACAAACTGCTCATCCAATACTACCATTAACGTATCGGACAGCACAACCTGCGTTGGTGGACTAGTAGGTGGCAGTAAAGAGAGTTCCACCGGGCCAATTCCTTCTTCTTTTGCAATTAAGGATTGTACCACTACAGGAACTATTGCCGGAGGTTTTGAATCAGTAGGAAGCATAACAGGTTACGCCTATAATTCTACAGTAGAAGATTGTACCAGTACCATGACATGGAATAGTGGCATTCTTGAACAGATTGGAATTTGGGAAGTGATACAACCAGAGGATCAGGCTGCATAA